Proteins co-encoded in one Prescottella sp. R16 genomic window:
- a CDS encoding Trm112 family protein, which produces MAIDPTLLSILACPQDKGPLLLVGDEVLYNPRLRRAYPIENGIPVLLIDEATDVDDAAHEDYLARGVAADA; this is translated from the coding sequence GTGGCTATTGATCCCACTCTGCTCAGCATTCTGGCGTGCCCGCAGGACAAGGGGCCGTTGCTGTTGGTCGGCGACGAGGTGCTCTACAACCCACGGCTGCGGCGCGCGTACCCCATCGAGAACGGCATCCCGGTGTTGCTGATCGACGAGGCCACGGACGTCGACGACGCCGCACACGAGGACTACCTCGCCCGCGGCGTCGCCGCCGACGCCTGA
- a CDS encoding NAD kinase: protein MTGPSAFRDTGRQVLLVAHSGRAEITETARRVAEICARAGIALRLLENEVDVDRVKAIIDGPGRPVITVVPEGPGAAADCEMVIVLGGDGSFLRGAELARSADVPVLGINLGRIGFLAETEAEHLETAMEQVVCREYRIEQRMTLDVVIRVEDRIVQRGWALNEASIENRSRLGVLEVVLEVDGRPVSAFGCDGVLIATPTGSTAYAFSAGGPIVWPELEALLVIPSNAHALFARPLVTSPESIVAVETVSDSHDGLVFCDGRRTLELPAGGRVEVVRGTDPIRWVRLDSAPFADRMVTKFDLPVTGWRGRKR, encoded by the coding sequence GTGACCGGCCCGTCGGCGTTCCGGGACACCGGACGCCAGGTGCTGCTCGTCGCGCACTCCGGTCGTGCCGAGATCACCGAGACGGCGCGCCGTGTCGCCGAGATCTGCGCCCGCGCCGGAATCGCCCTGCGACTGCTCGAGAACGAGGTCGACGTCGACCGGGTCAAGGCGATCATCGACGGCCCCGGACGACCCGTGATCACCGTCGTCCCGGAGGGGCCCGGTGCGGCCGCGGACTGCGAGATGGTGATCGTCCTCGGTGGTGACGGCAGCTTCCTGCGCGGCGCCGAACTCGCCCGCTCCGCCGACGTCCCGGTCCTCGGTATCAACCTGGGTCGCATAGGGTTCCTCGCCGAGACCGAGGCCGAGCATCTCGAGACGGCGATGGAGCAGGTGGTCTGCCGCGAATACCGTATCGAGCAGCGCATGACCCTCGACGTCGTGATCCGCGTCGAGGACCGCATCGTGCAGCGCGGCTGGGCGCTCAACGAGGCCAGCATCGAGAACCGGTCCCGGCTCGGCGTGCTCGAAGTGGTACTCGAGGTCGACGGGCGTCCGGTGTCCGCCTTCGGATGCGACGGTGTACTGATCGCGACCCCCACCGGCTCGACCGCGTACGCGTTCTCCGCGGGTGGGCCGATCGTGTGGCCGGAACTCGAAGCACTGCTGGTGATCCCGAGCAACGCGCACGCGCTGTTCGCGCGACCGCTCGTCACCAGCCCCGAATCGATCGTGGCCGTCGAAACCGTCTCCGACAGTCACGACGGGCTGGTGTTCTGCGACGGCCGTCGCACACTCGAACTGCCGGCCGGTGGACGCGTCGAAGTGGTTCGCGGCACGGACCCGATCCGTTGGGTGCGTCTCGACTCGGCACCGTTCGCGGACCGTATGGTGACGAAGTTCGATCTTCCGGTGACGGGATGGCGAGGGAGGAAACGGTAG
- a CDS encoding acyl-CoA synthetase, with product MVSLTSDYVVGSLRRAVATAQNGLEVVRLGGLETGATPSPFRIVERAPMYRLRRYFPDTDPAEVGPPILLIPPMMMSADVYDVTRDQGAVGILRGQGLDPWVVDFGSPDSEEGGWNRTLTDHILAIDEIVDLVHEHTGRDVHLSGYSQGGMFCYQAAAYRRCRNVASVVTFGAPVDTLAALPFNIPAGIASKGADILADHLFTRFSIAGWMARTGFQLLDPVKTAKSRIDFLLQLHDRDALLPREQQRRFLSQDGWVAWSGPAVAELLKQFIVHNRMMTGGFVIKDTVVSLAELTCPILAFVGEVDDIGQPLAVRGIKRAAPRAEVFESTLRAGHFGLVVGSASASHTWPTAGGWVRWREGLGPRPDAVDVMIHDEPSGHDTGVSITNRITHTVASIAEVGVGFGKGIADFAAGTVRGTKELSIEATRALPRLVRLGQLQSHSRISLGLLLAEQGRHAPGGECFLFDDRVHTNEAVNARIDNVVRGLVHSGVRPANHVGVLMATRPSALVAIAALSRIGAVAVLLPPGRDLDEAVRLGLVEKIVADPDHVADAVSTGKKVLVLGGGESRGLPVELGPDVVDLEQIDPGAVTLPGWYRPDPGLARELAFVVFSGACGSLEAKYITNYRWALSAFGTASAASLSRGDTVYCLAPLHHSSGIMATIGGAIAGGARIALSRGLNPESFAEEVHRYGVTVVSYTWTMMREILDAETLRFEDGHPIRLFIGSGMPPGLWKRTTERFAPARVLEFYASTEGEVVLVNVSGAKIGSKGRPLPGSADVRIGAYDPIEGRLLEDEQGFVRECDDDEVGLLLGRPGTRAEFAPGVMRGVFAAGDAWVPTENLFRRDPDGDFWLVDHKRAVVAAERGPVFTQPIVDVLGEMPQVGLAVAYGVPVGDGKVAVAAITVDGGRVPSAAEITSALGQLPIAQCPDIVHVVDTIPLGASYRPNSAALQAAGLPAPSARSWHLDTATGRYKRFTKAVAARYGEMPA from the coding sequence CTGGTGAGTCTGACCTCCGACTATGTGGTGGGATCGCTGCGGCGAGCCGTCGCCACGGCGCAGAACGGCCTCGAGGTGGTCCGTCTCGGCGGTCTGGAAACGGGAGCGACACCGTCCCCGTTCCGGATCGTCGAGCGGGCCCCCATGTACCGGCTGCGCCGCTACTTCCCGGACACCGATCCCGCCGAGGTGGGCCCGCCGATCCTGTTGATCCCGCCGATGATGATGTCGGCGGACGTGTACGACGTCACCCGGGACCAGGGTGCAGTCGGCATCCTGCGCGGGCAGGGCCTCGACCCGTGGGTCGTCGATTTCGGGTCCCCGGACTCCGAGGAGGGCGGCTGGAACCGGACGCTCACCGACCACATTCTCGCGATCGACGAGATCGTCGATCTCGTGCACGAGCACACCGGACGCGACGTCCACCTGTCCGGGTATTCGCAGGGTGGCATGTTCTGCTATCAGGCGGCCGCGTATCGGCGGTGCCGCAACGTCGCGAGTGTCGTCACGTTCGGTGCGCCGGTGGACACGCTGGCCGCGTTGCCGTTCAACATTCCGGCCGGGATCGCCAGCAAGGGCGCCGACATTCTGGCCGATCACCTGTTCACCCGGTTCTCCATCGCCGGCTGGATGGCCCGCACCGGATTTCAGCTGCTGGATCCGGTGAAGACCGCGAAATCACGGATCGACTTCCTCCTGCAGCTGCACGACCGGGATGCGCTGTTGCCGCGCGAGCAGCAGCGCCGGTTCCTGTCGCAGGACGGGTGGGTCGCGTGGTCGGGGCCGGCGGTCGCGGAACTGCTCAAGCAGTTCATCGTCCACAACCGCATGATGACCGGCGGTTTCGTCATCAAGGACACCGTGGTCAGCCTCGCGGAGCTCACGTGCCCGATCCTCGCGTTCGTCGGCGAGGTCGACGACATCGGGCAGCCGCTCGCGGTTCGCGGCATCAAACGGGCCGCACCCCGCGCCGAGGTGTTCGAATCCACGCTGCGCGCAGGTCATTTCGGTCTCGTCGTCGGGTCCGCGTCGGCGTCGCACACGTGGCCGACGGCCGGCGGCTGGGTGCGCTGGCGCGAGGGGCTCGGGCCGCGCCCGGACGCGGTGGACGTGATGATCCACGACGAGCCGTCCGGCCACGACACGGGTGTGAGCATCACCAACCGGATCACCCACACGGTCGCGTCGATCGCGGAGGTCGGTGTCGGATTCGGCAAGGGCATCGCGGATTTCGCGGCCGGCACGGTGCGCGGAACGAAGGAACTCTCGATCGAGGCGACCCGGGCGCTGCCGCGGCTCGTCCGGTTGGGGCAGCTGCAGTCGCACTCCCGGATCTCGCTGGGGCTGCTGCTCGCCGAACAGGGCCGGCACGCGCCCGGGGGCGAATGCTTCCTGTTCGACGACCGGGTCCACACCAACGAGGCCGTCAACGCCCGCATCGACAACGTGGTCCGCGGCCTGGTCCATTCGGGGGTGCGTCCCGCCAATCACGTCGGTGTGCTCATGGCGACCCGCCCCAGCGCGCTCGTCGCGATCGCCGCACTGTCCCGGATCGGGGCCGTCGCGGTCCTGCTCCCGCCCGGACGGGACCTCGACGAGGCCGTCCGCCTGGGCCTGGTCGAGAAGATCGTCGCCGACCCGGACCATGTCGCGGACGCGGTCTCGACCGGCAAGAAGGTGCTCGTCCTCGGCGGCGGCGAATCCCGCGGTCTCCCGGTGGAACTCGGACCGGACGTCGTCGACCTCGAACAGATCGACCCCGGCGCGGTGACCCTGCCCGGCTGGTACCGGCCCGATCCCGGTCTTGCGCGGGAGCTCGCGTTCGTGGTCTTCAGCGGCGCGTGTGGCAGCCTCGAGGCCAAGTACATCACCAACTACCGGTGGGCGCTGTCCGCGTTCGGTACCGCGTCGGCCGCCTCGCTCAGCCGCGGCGACACCGTGTACTGCCTTGCCCCGCTGCATCATTCGTCGGGCATCATGGCGACGATCGGCGGTGCGATCGCCGGTGGAGCCCGGATCGCGCTGTCCCGGGGGCTGAACCCGGAGAGCTTCGCGGAGGAGGTGCACCGCTACGGCGTCACCGTCGTCAGCTACACGTGGACGATGATGCGCGAGATCCTCGACGCGGAGACGCTGCGCTTCGAGGACGGGCATCCGATCCGGTTGTTCATCGGTTCCGGCATGCCGCCGGGCCTGTGGAAGCGCACCACCGAACGGTTCGCACCCGCCCGGGTCCTCGAGTTCTACGCGTCCACCGAAGGCGAGGTCGTCCTGGTGAACGTGTCCGGCGCCAAGATCGGCTCCAAGGGCCGGCCGCTGCCGGGTAGCGCGGACGTGCGGATCGGTGCGTACGACCCGATCGAGGGACGACTGCTCGAGGACGAGCAGGGGTTCGTCCGCGAATGCGACGACGACGAGGTGGGCCTGCTGCTCGGACGGCCGGGAACCCGGGCCGAGTTCGCGCCGGGCGTCATGCGGGGGGTGTTCGCGGCGGGCGACGCGTGGGTGCCCACCGAGAACCTGTTCCGACGCGATCCGGACGGCGATTTCTGGCTCGTCGACCACAAACGGGCGGTCGTGGCAGCCGAGCGTGGCCCGGTGTTCACGCAGCCGATCGTCGATGTGCTGGGCGAGATGCCGCAGGTCGGTCTCGCGGTCGCCTACGGGGTACCGGTGGGGGACGGAAAGGTGGCGGTCGCGGCGATCACGGTCGACGGGGGCCGGGTCCCGAGCGCCGCGGAGATCACGTCGGCGCTGGGGCAGTTGCCGATCGCGCAGTGCCCCGACATCGTGCACGTCGTCGACACGATCCCGCTGGGTGCGTCGTATCGGCCGAACTCGGCCGCATTGCAGGCGGCGGGACTGCCGGCGCCGAGTGCGCGGTCGTGGCATCTCGACACGGCCACCGGCCGGTACAAGCGGTTCACGAAGGCCGTCGCCGCCCGCTACGGGGAGATGCCGGCCTAG
- a CDS encoding ABC transporter permease has product MIVTPRIYAASTVRILRQLRGDHRTVAMILVVPSLLMVLLYFLYQNVPTPPGEVPLFDRIAITMLGIIPFIVMFLVTSIAMQRERSSGTLERLLTTPLSKLDLLGGYGTAFSLAATAQAALACGVAFGFLGLTTRGSLGWVILIAVVNAVLGVALGLLCSAFARTEFQAVQFMPVIVIPQLLLCGLLVPRGQLPQWLEWVSNVLPLSYAVEALQQVATHPGTTGLMWRDIGIVAGFVVAALCLAAATLRRRTP; this is encoded by the coding sequence ATGATCGTCACACCCCGCATCTACGCGGCGAGCACCGTCCGCATCCTGCGACAGCTGCGCGGCGACCACCGGACCGTCGCGATGATCCTGGTGGTGCCGTCCCTGCTGATGGTGCTGCTGTACTTCCTGTACCAGAACGTGCCGACGCCACCCGGTGAGGTTCCACTGTTCGACCGGATCGCGATCACCATGCTCGGCATCATCCCGTTCATCGTGATGTTCCTGGTGACATCCATCGCGATGCAGCGGGAACGCAGCTCCGGCACCCTCGAGCGGCTGCTCACGACACCGTTGTCGAAACTCGATCTGCTCGGCGGCTACGGCACCGCGTTCTCACTGGCCGCCACCGCGCAGGCCGCACTGGCCTGCGGTGTCGCGTTCGGCTTCCTGGGGCTGACCACCCGCGGCTCGCTCGGCTGGGTGATCCTCATCGCCGTCGTGAACGCGGTACTCGGCGTCGCACTCGGACTGCTGTGCAGCGCATTCGCCCGCACCGAGTTCCAGGCTGTCCAGTTCATGCCCGTCATCGTCATCCCGCAACTGCTGCTGTGCGGTCTGCTCGTGCCCCGCGGCCAGCTGCCCCAATGGCTCGAGTGGGTCAGCAACGTGCTGCCGTTGAGCTACGCCGTCGAGGCGCTCCAGCAGGTCGCCACCCATCCCGGCACCACCGGGCTGATGTGGCGCGACATCGGTATCGTCGCCGGATTCGTCGTCGCCGCCCTGTGCCTCGCTGCCGCCACCCTGCGACGGCGGACGCCGTGA
- the tyrS gene encoding tyrosine--tRNA ligase: protein MTENILDELTWRGLIAQSTDLDALRRETEAGPVTLYAGFDPTGPSLHAGHLVPLLALKRFQRAGHRPIVLAGGATGMIGDPRDVGERVMNSADTVADWAQRIRGQLERFVDFDDSPTGAIIENNANWTSKLSAIDFLRDIGKHFSVNVMLARDTVKRRLESDGISYTEFSYMLLQANDYVHLRRNYGCSLQVGGSDQWGNIVAGVDLNRKLDGASVHAMTVPLVTSADGKKFGKSTGGGSLWLDPEMTSPYAWYQYFVNTGDADVMRYLRWFTFLTQEELAELETATAERPQAREAQRRLAAEMTTLVHGRVNTDAVELASQALFGRAELTELDESTLASALKEASIAEIGAGQPRTIVDLLVESGLCDSKGAARRAVKEGGAYVNNQRISADDWAPEAGDLLHGQWLVVRRGRKNFAGIKVLAG, encoded by the coding sequence GTGACCGAGAACATCCTTGACGAACTGACCTGGCGGGGGCTCATCGCCCAGTCGACCGATCTGGACGCCCTGCGTCGCGAAACCGAGGCCGGGCCGGTCACGTTGTATGCGGGCTTCGACCCGACCGGACCGAGCCTGCACGCCGGCCACCTCGTGCCCCTGCTCGCCCTCAAGCGTTTCCAGCGCGCCGGGCACCGCCCGATCGTCCTCGCCGGCGGCGCCACCGGCATGATCGGCGACCCTCGCGACGTCGGTGAGCGGGTCATGAACTCGGCGGACACGGTCGCCGACTGGGCGCAGCGTATCCGTGGACAGCTCGAGCGTTTCGTCGACTTCGACGATTCCCCGACCGGCGCGATCATCGAGAACAACGCCAACTGGACGTCGAAGCTGTCCGCGATCGACTTCCTGCGCGACATCGGCAAGCACTTCTCCGTGAACGTCATGCTCGCCCGCGACACCGTCAAGCGTCGCCTCGAATCCGACGGCATCTCGTACACCGAGTTCAGCTACATGCTGCTGCAGGCCAACGACTACGTGCACCTGCGCCGCAACTACGGTTGCTCGCTCCAGGTCGGCGGATCCGACCAGTGGGGCAACATCGTCGCCGGTGTCGACCTCAACCGGAAGCTCGACGGCGCGTCCGTGCACGCCATGACGGTGCCGCTCGTCACCTCGGCCGACGGCAAGAAGTTCGGCAAGTCCACCGGTGGCGGCAGCCTCTGGCTCGATCCCGAGATGACCAGCCCCTACGCCTGGTACCAGTACTTCGTGAACACCGGTGACGCCGACGTCATGCGGTACCTGCGCTGGTTCACGTTCCTCACCCAGGAGGAACTGGCCGAGCTCGAGACGGCGACGGCGGAACGCCCGCAGGCCCGTGAAGCCCAGCGCCGGCTGGCCGCGGAGATGACGACCCTCGTCCACGGACGGGTGAACACCGACGCGGTCGAGCTCGCGAGCCAGGCACTGTTCGGGCGGGCGGAGCTCACGGAGCTCGACGAGTCCACCCTCGCGTCCGCTCTGAAGGAGGCCTCGATCGCCGAGATCGGTGCCGGCCAGCCGCGCACGATCGTCGACCTGCTCGTCGAGAGCGGGCTGTGCGACAGCAAGGGCGCGGCACGCAGGGCCGTCAAGGAAGGCGGCGCGTACGTCAACAACCAGCGCATCTCCGCCGACGACTGGGCTCCCGAGGCCGGCGATCTGCTGCACGGACAGTGGCTGGTCGTCCGACGGGGACGCAAGAACTTCGCCGGCATCAAGGTGCTCGCAGGCTGA
- a CDS encoding DNA-3-methyladenine glycosylase, translated as MTPNGSVASNGREILRDADHPLTAARAVLGAVLTVGSVRARIVEVETYGGEPDGPWPDPAAHSYRGRTPRNAVMFGDAGHLYVYRSYGMHFCANVSYGRDGVAGGVLMRAAEILSGDDLVATRRPAIRRPSDAARGPGNLGSALGLSLDHNGIDLFGTDPGMSLELCSVDEVRSGPRVGVAVAADRPWRLWVPGSAAVSAYRRSPRAPAVG; from the coding sequence GTGACCCCGAACGGCAGTGTGGCCTCGAACGGACGTGAGATCCTGCGCGACGCCGACCATCCGCTCACGGCCGCACGCGCGGTACTCGGAGCGGTGCTGACGGTCGGGTCCGTGCGGGCCCGCATCGTCGAGGTCGAGACGTACGGCGGCGAACCGGACGGGCCGTGGCCCGATCCGGCGGCACACTCGTACCGCGGACGCACCCCGCGCAACGCGGTGATGTTCGGGGACGCCGGGCACCTGTACGTGTACCGCAGCTACGGCATGCACTTCTGCGCCAACGTGTCGTACGGACGCGACGGTGTCGCGGGCGGTGTGCTCATGCGTGCCGCCGAGATCCTGTCCGGCGACGACCTGGTTGCGACGCGACGTCCCGCGATCCGCCGCCCGTCCGACGCCGCCCGCGGCCCCGGGAATCTCGGCAGTGCGCTCGGACTGTCCCTCGACCACAACGGAATCGACCTGTTCGGCACCGACCCGGGCATGTCACTCGAACTGTGTTCCGTCGACGAGGTCCGGAGCGGGCCGCGGGTGGGGGTGGCCGTCGCCGCGGATCGGCCGTGGCGGCTGTGGGTTCCCGGTTCGGCCGCGGTCTCGGCGTACCGGCGCAGTCCGCGGGCACCGGCGGTGGGATGA
- the argH gene encoding argininosuccinate lyase: protein MSDAHGTNEGALWGGRFESGPAAAMAALSKSTHFDWTLAPYDVRASQAHAKVLHKAGLLSDADLATMLDGLTRLGADVASGAFGPAESDEDVHGALERGLIERVGPEVGGRLRAGRSRNDQVATLFRMWLRDAARRVADGVLDVVDALAAQAAAHPDAVMPGKTHLQAAQPVLLAHHLLAHTHPLLRDVQRLQDFDKRAAVSPYGSGALAGSSLGLDPDAIAAELKFDAAAENSIDATSSRDFAAEAAFVFAMIAVDLSRMAEEVIIWSTPEFGYVTLADAWSTGSSIMPQKKNPDVSELTRGKAGRLIGNVTGLLATLKAQPLAYNRDLQEDKEPVFDSVAQLELLLPAITGLVATLEFHTDRMAELAPAGFTLATDIAEWMVRQGVPFRIAHEAAGACVRVAEGRGVGLDELTDAELAGVDPALTPAVREVLTVSGSIASRSARGGTAGVRVVEQLDGVRRSAGSLREWTRG from the coding sequence ATGAGCGACGCTCACGGAACCAACGAGGGCGCCCTGTGGGGCGGCCGGTTCGAGTCCGGACCGGCCGCCGCCATGGCGGCGCTGAGCAAGTCGACGCACTTCGACTGGACGCTCGCCCCGTACGACGTGCGGGCGTCGCAGGCGCACGCCAAGGTCCTGCACAAGGCCGGTCTGCTCAGCGACGCCGATCTGGCCACGATGCTCGACGGTCTGACCCGGCTCGGTGCGGACGTCGCCTCCGGTGCGTTCGGTCCGGCGGAGTCGGACGAGGACGTGCACGGTGCGCTCGAGCGCGGGCTGATCGAGCGGGTCGGCCCCGAGGTGGGCGGCCGGCTGCGGGCCGGACGGTCCCGCAACGACCAGGTGGCGACGCTGTTCCGGATGTGGCTGCGCGACGCGGCCCGCCGGGTCGCCGACGGTGTCCTCGACGTGGTCGACGCGCTCGCGGCGCAGGCGGCGGCGCACCCGGACGCGGTCATGCCGGGCAAGACGCACCTGCAGGCGGCGCAGCCGGTCCTGCTGGCGCATCACCTGCTCGCGCACACGCATCCGCTGCTGCGGGACGTGCAGCGGCTGCAGGACTTCGACAAGCGGGCCGCGGTGTCCCCGTACGGTTCCGGTGCGCTCGCCGGATCGTCGCTGGGCCTGGACCCGGATGCGATCGCGGCGGAGCTGAAGTTCGATGCGGCGGCGGAGAACTCGATCGACGCGACGTCGTCGCGGGATTTCGCGGCCGAGGCGGCGTTCGTGTTCGCGATGATCGCGGTGGACCTGTCCCGGATGGCCGAAGAGGTCATCATCTGGAGCACCCCGGAGTTCGGGTACGTCACGCTCGCCGACGCCTGGTCGACGGGGTCGTCGATCATGCCGCAGAAGAAGAACCCGGACGTCTCCGAGCTGACCCGCGGCAAGGCCGGACGCCTCATCGGCAACGTGACGGGTCTGCTCGCAACGCTCAAGGCGCAGCCGCTGGCCTACAACCGGGATCTGCAGGAGGACAAGGAGCCGGTGTTCGATTCGGTGGCGCAGCTCGAGCTGCTGCTGCCGGCGATCACCGGTCTGGTCGCCACCCTCGAGTTCCACACCGACCGGATGGCGGAACTGGCTCCGGCCGGGTTCACCCTCGCCACCGACATCGCGGAATGGATGGTGCGCCAGGGCGTTCCGTTCCGGATCGCGCACGAGGCGGCGGGCGCGTGCGTGCGTGTCGCCGAGGGGCGCGGGGTGGGGCTCGACGAGCTCACCGACGCCGAGCTGGCCGGGGTCGATCCGGCGCTCACGCCGGCGGTGCGCGAGGTGCTGACGGTGTCCGGCTCGATCGCGTCGCGTAGTGCCCGCGGTGGTACGGCGGGTGTGCGGGTGGTCGAACAGCTCGACGGTGTGCGCCGGTCGGCAGGGTCGCTGCGGGAGTGGACGCGCGGGTAG
- a CDS encoding ABC transporter ATP-binding protein, producing the protein MTDSPAVEARGLTVRRGDVLALDDVTVSIPAGSVTGLLGPSGCGKTTFMRSVVGTQIVESGEVTVLGSPAGASGLRRRIGYVTQDPCVYLDLSVRDNVRYFAATYAAESDAVDETIDAVGLTSHARHRASDLSGGQLGRVSLACALVGRPELLVLDEPTVGLDPVLRADLWEHFDSLAAAGTTLIVSSHVMDEADHCEGLLLMRDGRLLAHLAPDDLRARTGKTNLEEAFLALIRDRVGADR; encoded by the coding sequence ATGACCGACTCCCCTGCTGTGGAGGCCCGCGGTCTGACCGTGCGCCGCGGTGACGTTCTCGCCCTCGACGACGTGACCGTCTCGATCCCCGCCGGATCCGTCACCGGGCTGCTCGGACCGTCGGGCTGCGGTAAGACCACGTTCATGCGGTCCGTCGTCGGGACGCAGATCGTCGAGTCCGGGGAGGTGACCGTCCTCGGCAGTCCCGCGGGGGCGTCCGGGCTGCGGCGTCGGATCGGGTACGTGACGCAGGACCCGTGCGTGTACCTCGATCTGTCGGTCCGCGACAACGTCCGCTATTTCGCCGCCACGTACGCCGCGGAATCCGATGCCGTGGACGAGACGATCGACGCCGTCGGCCTGACGAGTCACGCCCGGCACCGGGCGTCGGATCTGTCCGGGGGCCAGCTCGGACGCGTGTCGCTGGCGTGCGCGTTGGTGGGCCGCCCGGAACTCCTCGTCCTCGACGAACCGACCGTCGGCCTGGATCCGGTTCTGCGGGCCGATCTGTGGGAACACTTCGACTCGCTCGCCGCGGCCGGCACGACGCTGATCGTGTCCAGTCACGTCATGGACGAAGCCGACCACTGCGAGGGACTGCTACTGATGCGGGACGGGCGTCTCCTCGCGCACCTGGCGCCGGACGATCTGCGGGCCCGCACCGGGAAGACGAATCTCGAGGAGGCATTCCTCGCCCTCATCCGCGACCGGGTGGGGGCCGACCGATGA
- a CDS encoding TlyA family RNA methyltransferase: MARRARVDAELVRRGLARSREHAQELIGAGRVLIAGAVATKPATAVEIGTPLLVTDVDEEVSWASRGAHKLIGALDAFTPGGLTVAGRRCLDAGASTGGFTDVLLHNGAREVVAVDVGYGQLVWRLQSDDRVHVVDRTNVRSIDAEKIGGPVDLVVADLSFISLKLVLPALVACVNDGADLVPMVKPQFEVGKDRVGSGGVVRDPELRAAAVREVADAAAELGLQTRGVVASPLPGPSGNVEYFLWLRKHVVDPNTADPDGSDGSGLSVDDLIRRAIEDGPQ, from the coding sequence GTGGCACGTCGAGCAAGAGTCGATGCGGAACTCGTGCGGCGGGGGCTCGCCCGCTCCCGTGAGCACGCGCAGGAACTGATCGGCGCCGGCCGTGTCCTGATCGCGGGCGCGGTCGCGACCAAACCGGCGACGGCCGTCGAAATCGGTACGCCGCTCCTCGTCACCGACGTCGACGAGGAGGTTTCGTGGGCGTCGCGCGGCGCCCACAAACTGATCGGCGCCCTCGACGCGTTCACCCCGGGCGGGCTCACCGTGGCGGGTCGGCGCTGCCTCGACGCCGGCGCCTCCACGGGCGGCTTCACCGATGTCCTGCTGCACAACGGCGCCCGCGAAGTGGTGGCCGTCGACGTCGGCTACGGCCAGCTGGTGTGGCGTCTGCAGTCCGACGACCGTGTCCACGTCGTGGACCGGACCAACGTGCGTTCGATCGACGCCGAGAAGATCGGCGGGCCGGTCGATCTGGTGGTCGCGGACCTGTCGTTCATCTCCCTGAAGCTGGTGCTCCCGGCGCTGGTGGCATGTGTGAACGACGGCGCCGACCTGGTGCCGATGGTCAAGCCGCAGTTCGAGGTCGGCAAGGACCGCGTCGGATCCGGTGGCGTCGTACGGGATCCGGAGCTGCGGGCCGCCGCGGTCCGCGAGGTCGCCGACGCGGCCGCCGAACTCGGCCTGCAGACCCGGGGTGTCGTGGCGAGCCCGTTGCCGGGACCGTCGGGGAACGTCGAATACTTCCTGTGGCTGCGCAAACACGTCGTAGATCCGAACACTGCCGACCCGGACGGCTCCGACGGATCGGGTCTCTCGGTCGACGACCTGATCCGCCGCGCGATCGAGGACGGCCCGCAGTGA
- a CDS encoding HAD-IIA family hydrolase codes for MTSTGSAGATALRDEYDVLLLDLDGTVYQGPHAIPGAREALEAGTGRQFYVTNNASRTPSEVAQHLRDLGFAAADDDVVTSSQSAARLLAERLEPGAAVLVVGTEALAGEIEQAGLTPVRRFEDAPVAVVQGHNPDTGWRILAEATLAIRSGAVWVASNVDTTLPTERGLVLGNGSMVAALRTATGQAPLVAGKPAAPLMEDALRRSRADRPLVVGDRLDTDIAGANAVGVDSLLVLTGVSTPADLLRADASHRPTYVAHSLDALNAPSAGARIAPRAGWRVEFESGDLVVHADGAVSTDRAGAFLSVLAAAWRHPEFVRVRAADDTARTATAVLSGDI; via the coding sequence ATGACGTCCACCGGTAGTGCCGGGGCCACCGCGTTGCGGGACGAGTACGACGTCCTGCTGCTCGATCTCGACGGCACCGTCTATCAGGGCCCGCACGCCATCCCCGGCGCTCGGGAAGCACTCGAAGCGGGCACGGGACGCCAGTTCTACGTCACCAACAATGCGAGTCGTACACCGTCCGAGGTGGCGCAGCATCTGCGGGACCTCGGATTCGCTGCCGCGGACGACGACGTCGTCACGAGCTCCCAGTCCGCGGCACGGCTCCTCGCGGAGCGGCTCGAGCCGGGCGCTGCGGTGCTGGTGGTCGGAACCGAGGCCCTCGCCGGTGAGATCGAGCAGGCCGGACTGACACCGGTCCGGCGTTTCGAGGACGCGCCGGTGGCCGTCGTGCAGGGGCACAACCCGGATACCGGGTGGCGGATCCTCGCGGAGGCCACGCTCGCGATCCGCTCCGGGGCGGTGTGGGTGGCGTCGAACGTCGACACGACTCTGCCGACGGAACGCGGCCTCGTCCTCGGCAACGGCTCGATGGTCGCGGCGCTGCGCACCGCGACCGGGCAGGCCCCGCTGGTCGCCGGCAAACCCGCGGCGCCGCTCATGGAGGATGCGCTGCGGCGGTCCCGGGCCGACCGGCCCCTCGTCGTCGGTGACCGCCTCGACACCGATATCGCCGGCGCGAATGCCGTCGGGGTGGACTCGCTGCTGGTACTGACCGGTGTCAGCACTCCTGCCGACCTGTTGCGGGCCGACGCGTCGCACCGCCCCACCTACGTGGCGCACTCCCTCGACGCTCTCAATGCTCCGTCCGCCGGGGCGCGAATCGCTCCGCGGGCCGGTTGGCGGGTCGAGTTCGAGTCCGGGGACCTCGTCGTACATGCCGACGGTGCAGTCTCGACGGACCGGGCCGGTGCGTTCCTGTCGGTGCTCGCCGCCGCCTGGCGTCATCCCGAGTTCGTCCGGGTCCGCGCCGCCGACGACACCGCGCGGACCGCGACAGCGGTGCTGTCGGGCGACATCTGA